The DNA window ATGAATAACTTCCGCGTACCGTTCCAGCGGTAACAAACCGCCATACTGCAGGAGACTGGAGTCTCACTGATCTAAAAAGACTCGATTGGTTTGGTGGACGATAAGGGGTCCGAGCCACCTACAACACAACTCGATCCTGGCAAAATGCTAAATTAATCTTATGTTGACAATCAAGGGATGTGCACTGACAAGTGACAGCCGTTGATCGACATTTGATGCCTGAGTCATTCCCAATGAATGGCATCCAGCTGACCGGTTCCAATGCCCGAGACACAAATCGGTGTCAGCATTTGAGCAGATTCCCGACGGCTTGGTCCATATGACCACGTCAACGTCGATGGCATGTCGAGCAGTTCAGACGTCTTGACCGCTTTGATGTCTCACCTAGATTTCATGCGCATCTGCGTGTCTTGTAACTACAGAGTCTGGATCCGGTAAAGAGTGACACGGCTGAGAGGGGATTGACTGCAGCAAACGCCTCTCATCATTTGTATTCGAGAACAATCCTCGCATTGGTTATGTCTGCGTCTTTTACGAAACAGAGTCAGCCCAGGCCTCTCCAAGCTTAGCAGCATACCGTCGGTACGCACAGCTGTAACACAGTGCAGCAATGCTACTGGAGATGTTCCCCTGACGACTTGCTGGCAACCTCAACCGTCTTGGTGCCGAGTAGTGATAGAGGGaagcgaaaaaaaaaaaaaaaaaaaaaaaagggaacCAAATCGAGATACTGGGTCGGAATCCGGAAAACGATATCCTGCCTGACCATGGACCCTGGCTCGACTATCAAATGTTTTCGGAAAGTTTGACAGGGATAAAAATCGGGGCAGGCAATGAAATACATGCCTACATGCCTTTCAGGGAATTAACTTTGGTCCCACATGGATTGCGGTCGATAGTTTCGCGTACCGTCCTCAGGGATTCAAGCGAGTGAGCTAAGAAAAACAACAGAAATGACAGGTTTTGACAAAGAATCAAGCAGTTGCACAGAACAGACCCTTGGGTGTCTTGGGCAGTATTGACCAAAAACTCGCTTCGGCCCCGATGCCCTGAAACGTATTGTACGGGCACACAAGACGATTGTGCTCGGAGACAGCCCCATGAATGGCAGGACTGTTCGGCACATGCTGGGGATCGATATACTCTCGGATGTTAGAGTGTTGGTCTGCTCAGACAGCTAGTGGACTCATCAACCTGTTTGCGTTTTCACTGTAGCCGAGATATACCTGTGTGACTATCCGCAATGCGACGTAACGGGCGTCGGTCCAAGAAGCCGTCTCGTCGGGCCCATTACACTGCAGCTGCAAGCTGCAACACTATGCATCCCCGAGTCGAGGTTGAGTTTTGGCCACCTGTGACCTAATGACCCAATAGCCCAGAGCCAGCGATGCAGAGGGAGGGCTTCGTCATAAGGGCCAGGTTTAGTTTAGCAGTTCATCCATAGCAGGCAGGGGTATCTGAACAACCTCAACTGCGTCTCTGTGGCGAGCAGCAAAGGCGTCATGACTGGTATGCACTTGCCCGCAATCAACATAATAACATCATGCAAATCTTGACGTTTGAGCGAGTCAGTATCGCTGAATGAAGCAAATGTCTATCGGTTCAAATTGGAGCCTGCCTCGACTATTCATCAGTGGCGTTGCGGCCCTTCCCGTCCCGCGGATCCGCTTGCCGCCACCAATTTGATCACTTAGCTCgaaatacctacctacctaacgaACGTTTGGCTTGAGGAGTTTGATATCGATACACATCCGTACTATCTGGGGATAACCTGGTACAACCGGAACTGGCCATCTTATGCCGTAACGAGCTACAACCTCCTGcaatctttcctttctcaagTACGCAATATTGGCTCCGCGTGTAAGGGCCGTGCCCACCGGGAACCAGCCGGGCAGTCCGCGGTTTTTGTTCCGAGTAACATCCCGAGGGAGGGTATTAGCAACGGTATAGTTTGTCTATATTTCTTTGTTGCGACTGGTGTATCGTCCGTTCCGTGAACTTTGAGGCCCCAGTCTGCCCTAGGGAATAAAGAGCTCTTTCCCATCAAGCGTCAGGGGATTTGAACCGTGAAAATTGGGCCATTAAAATCTCAATATCACGCAGGTCCCTCATGCGACCCGTGCAGCGGACTCTTCATCCGAGTTGGAGTCTGGCAGTTGAATTACAACGTTACACTTTACTTGCAAAGATGTCTTGTGCTTTCTCCATATCAAACTCCATGATATGAGTTAACCTCGCTTCATGACGGACTTGGGAGACCTTGCGAGATGCATGTGAACACGCTTTATGTTCTGATACTTGCTTGGAACCCGGCAGGCTTGAGGTTGAAGTGAATCCACTGGCGATACACGGACTTCACGTACTGTACGGATGCCCAGCTTTATGTCTTTGTATGTAACTGCCGTGACTGCCGCAGCTAACGTATATAGGCGAATCGCTGTCGCTGGCAGCATGATAGTCCACACTATTGGCCAGTGTTACGATTCTTCTCGTATCAGCCGAAGTGGGATCTTGAAACTCTAATACTGCACGCTTATGCAGTAAGTAGTTTGAACAGCAAGAAGGCCTTCCTCGAGCTTTCTCAAGAGGAAATTGGCAAGAACTCGATTGGTGCAGGTCTAGGAAGGCTGTCTAACAGCTAGGATCGGGCGAAACAAGTACGTTGGTTGGTCCATGGCGTTTGTGAAAAGGGATACCTTGCTTTCAAGACCCTATTTTAAGACGCATGAAGTTGGAATGTACAAAGTGGTTGTGCCCCTGACGTCCTGGGTGTATGAGTAGCGGATGACGCGTAGTTGGTGAGTGAACATGAATCTTGTCTTGTTAAGTGTCTGGCACTCTGGACACAGACATGGTGTGCCAAGCAacaacaccctatagcagccCAAATTCCAAAGTATTAGGGTTCGCATGAAGTACGGAAGTGTCGGGAGAAgggttaatattatataaaatactctGCAAGTGCCATTGGTACCTGATGCATCAGGCTTTGACATCAAGAGCTAAATCTAGAATGAAAAACACACAGTGACGCACATGCTGTCTAAAATCACCACCTCTGCacacctttgcctttgcctttgcctaCACCTTCAGTTTCGAGAGTCGGGAACTCCTCTTGTTGAGTGTTCATACCTGCCTCAGTTGGATACAAGTCCTGATCTTCCATGCTGAGCTTTAAGGCAAGTTCCAGATCATAGTCTCTGGGCTCGGCATGGCCTGAAGATCCCGCCTTGGAAGCTCCCGGCGACACACTTCCTGATGCCTTTGCTTTCTTATTGGACTTGAGCTTGTATGTCAGGGAAAACTCGTAGTCGCCCGAATCTACCGCTTGAGGCGATGGACCGTTCTCGTTGACACCTTCCATTAGAGACAATCGGATGGCCTGCTGAATTTGCTGTTCGTAGTCGTCCTCCTCGACGGGCGCTCGGCCAATATTATCTGTTGATGCAGAAGGTGGGGTTATCATATCAGTGACACTGGGCTCAGGAGTAACAGTGTCAACAGTGGTTTCGCTGAATGTCGAAGCGGTGTCCAAACTTGCATCGGCAGCAGAGTCACTTGTCCGACGGAGCTCCTCGAAAAGAAATGCCTCCTCAGAAACCATCTGTGCATATCGCAAAGCCTCTTCCTCGGTCAAGTCCCCAAGTGCACCAACACCAAAGCGATTGCGCAGCCGGTTTTGTTCCCTAGCCTTTAGTTCATTATCGCGTTTGATCTCAGCTTCCTCAGCAGCAATGAATCCGGTAACTGTGCCGCCTTGGCGACGACTGACCAGACGCCCGTGTACGTCAGAGTGCCTGAGGCGGCGCTTACGTCCCGAGGCGTGACTGGCAGAGCTGTATGCCCAGTATCTCAAAAACGCCCCGAAAGAAACAACACCGCGAAGGACAGTGGGGTCAGGATCGAGGTAGATAGCACCGACCGCGGAATAAGTTGATTCATCGAGGGTGGGATTCATTGTCATCATGTGTCGGGGCACTCGACCGTTGGACCTCGCATTGAGTGTACGGACAGGGTCTAATGTTGATGCTAGGGGATCCCATGCTTGAACAAGGCCGTCGTTTCCACCGTGAACAACATACATGGCTGAGAGAGCCACGCAGGACACTTCTGGAGACTCGGTCTGAATTTGTCGCACTGGGTTGACCCCTACGGCCTTGCTATCCTCACGAGCGTTCCAGACAAGCACGGCGCCATCGTCTGTTCCAACAGCCAACAAACGGGAACGGCGACCTGGAATTTCGTCCTCGGTTGCATGAAGAGGATCTTCGCCAAGCGTCAAAACTGCCGTGTTAGAACAATCGATTGAGACGCTGGTAATAACAGCATGGCCTTGTTCTTTCAATAACATTGAGCAACCCTCCCATTCGTGAAAATGAGATACGAAATCTGAAGATGAAAGCGAGACAGGAGAGGCAGAGCCCGACACTTTATCTTCTGGAACATCCAATATTTCCGTATTCGTAGCACCAAAGAGCGATACTTGCTTTGCCATAGAGGGAGCAGGTGGAGTAGGTGCCAATATGACAGAAGATGATTGAGCATCCTGAGGCACCAAAGACCGAGTATAACGCTCAATGTGTGCAGGACGATCTTCGGCAAGGCCACAATCAAGTACAAAGATGTTTTCGCCTGCGCCATGGCCGTCGTCGTTGGCAAAATCGACTTCCAGCTTACGTTGCATGTCCCATCCTTCGCAGGCTCTTCGGAAGTGCGCGGGCTTATGACGAAGGAACTTCTCGATCTCTCGTGCCTCGGCAGCCAGCTGACTCTTACTCAAATTCATGGAGTTGGATGGTGACCGAGGCGAATATGCACCCTTGATGGCATTCTTATCCAATTCGTCTGGCCGTGCAACACGCCGAGTAGAATCCAAGAGATGCCAGTAGACTGATCGCCCAGCGAACCAAGCATTCTTGGTGGCATCCTCGCTCTTCACTTGGTTTTGTGCCGTCGGTGTCTCAGTCAAATAATAGACCTCGCCCAAAGCGTTGAGGGCGACAGCCCATATCCTCCCTGTAGACTTGCGTTTCTGACTGTAGTTATCATCAACTTTGAAAGAGACGATTGGCACACCGGGGCTAAGCACCCAGCGAGCAGTGACATCCCCAGACTGGTAACGCTGAGGACCATTATCACCTCCAATGGCATATGAGGTGACAACGCCAAGAGTAGAACCAGTCAGCATGCCAACCATTGACTGTGTGTTGGTAGGCACATTTGCAGACTTGGCCAGCCACACACTACATATAGCCTCAGACATTTCTGGGATCTTGGGGATATCGGGATATGTATCAACAACACCAGAAACCCCTCCGAGGTATCGCCCACGGTTTTCGCCGATAGGTCGGTAGTATGGACGACCTCCTGGGAAACCTTCACCTGCAAGTACGCCGTATGGCTGACTAACATCGAGAACGTTGGGACCAGCCGCGGGGCCCTCTCCCAGGCCGAAAGGCACAAGGTTGGGGAACACCTCATCGAGCTGCATTGCGTTGAAAGGATCAACGAATCCCCATTTCTCAACCCTGCCATTGGTAGGATCACTAACTGATGCTACCCCAAGGTCGGCAGCGCCATGTATAGCTTTTGGCGGTTTCTTGCCGTTTGTAAAGACAGCATGTACATTCGTTACAGCCCATGGCAGCTTCGAGTTGTACGTCAAAACAGCACTGGTTTTCTTTCCGCTGCGAACGGATGCGCCAATACCACCCGAGGCAACGGATGCACCCGGTTTGCCACGAGCCAGACATCTAACCAAGCGTGTGCGAAGAAGGTATTCCTTTCTCCAGGATGCCAGTGGTGTAAGACGAGCGAAGTATCGAGACTCGGACTGAATCAAATCGTGTGAAGTGTCAGACCAGATATCCACATGATTCTTGACCTCGAGTGCTTCGTGCCCAGGGAAGTATCGCAGAAAGGCCATGCGCCAGGCGTGGGAGCTGGTGATAAGGGCATAAAAGCGCTTCGAAACAAGAGCGATGGCAGCATGGGAGTCGGAATGCAGATGTGAGAAGACATGCGTCAGAATCTCTGCAAGTAAAGCAAGTTAGAAAAATTGTTAGGTCATCGTTGGCGATTGCATGACGCACCATTCGGAAAATCTTCGAGTAGGACTCCGTCAGAGGATGTTTCAAAACGCTTGATAACCTTGAAACCCAGTGCTTTCTTTGGAGTAGGCGGAGTCATTGCATTCTCATATTCAGAGATGCGCTGACCTGGAGCAGAAGGTTGAGCAGACGAGTGATGCCTTAGACTCAATCGACGTAGCTCCTCATCGAGTAAGTCGGCATCGACGTCATGGCTCGAGTCTTGATGGAGCGCTGGTGCAGAGCCTGTGTCAGCGCCACTTGAGTCTCCGGAATAGACTCGGCGAAGGCCGCTCGGGACATGGTGAAGGGGGCCATGCTGGGAAGATGGTGTTTTAACAGGGTTGTCTCGTTGGATTAAAGAATTTGTATGCTCGAGAGACTCTTGTTGCATATAGTTGAAGGGTGGGAACTCGGGGGAGAAGGTTGTTGACCGTGCACAAGGTGTCTGCACAGTCTGGGGCGCCGGGGCGAAGAAGTTTGGAAGATTGAGGGGGTCGGTTATGCGCTGTTGGGCTGTATCGCTGCGAAGGTGAGGAGGGAGTCGGAGACAGGGTGGTGATGGTTCCAAGATGGAGTTTGTCGTTTTTGCCGCGCGCCGTGTCGAGTTTCTGAAATTCCACTTTGCCGATAATGAGCCGGCGCGAGATATTGTCAaggtgttgatgatgatgggcCAATAGACAATCACAATATAGCATCGTGTTGAAGGAATTAGAAGCTATAAGAGATTGAATTTTAATGATAGTTGTTTAGGTAGGCAGAtaatttctttcttatcTGTTCTCGTAATGTCAACGTTGAATCCAATTGTGTTGTGAGTCATCAAGGTACTAAATCATCATGATGGAGCCACTTTCACTTTGCCTCTTATACAGGCACTTACTCTATAAGTTGGATCAAGTCAAATTTTCAGCGTTAAAGAGTGGTGGcgtttattaaaaaaaaaaaaaatcttATACCGTGACTAGCGAACCAGAGAGATGGAAGATTATAGCAGACCGTTCTTCCAGGGACAGAGTAATTGTTTCGAGCCATGCATCGCGGTACTCAAAGCGTTGTGCTCATCGTGGGCCTTTTCTTGATGTTGGTTTAATTCATCTTTCATCTACAAGACTCATCAAAGCAGGGATGTACTACTATAGGGATTTCAAGGGAGCGGCCCGATGATCAACCAATCAAATACTCACATATTGAGCTGCTGTAAGACATAtgtacatacctaggtagtacaTATTCCCCACGATCCTGAATAGGAAGGAACTTGAGGAAAACCGTTGTAAAGAGTAAAAAGACGTTGAGAAGACGAACCTTGGCTTTGGATACCTTAGTTGAACCTCTATAATGACGGAATACTTAAAGGGTTGTAGTAGTTGACACCTGGAATCAAAACACATCCATCCAACACATATACATAGAAGCCTGATAGCTTTCTATGCTCTGCCCTCAACTTGAAATACTCTTGCTTCTTCTAATTAATTCCCTTGCCGCATTTCATGTCCACCGTGCATATATTAATACAAATCAACAATGCTCCGCTGCAGTCCTGATATGACAAACCATACAATTTGGCGTCATTAAAATATAATCCAAACGCCTACCGCTATGCATAATCCAGTCATTCCCGTCGTTAACCCAGACCTTAGAAGAGTTGCACcactatcatcatcattcttACTATCCTCCTTGGCGTTATTATTGTTGGTCCCAGTAGCTGCAGGAAACATCGCAGAAGCTGTCGCTTTTGCTTCGATAGTAGTAACAGTTGAAACGCCAAAAGGATATCTGACCGTTATTGTACCAATGATAATGCCGCCGGGTCCGATTGTAACAGTCTCGCCTCCAGCTTCTTTTGTAGTGCTCTTAGCACCTGGGCCAGCTGTAAAAGTCGTCTCGTCAATGATCACATACGAAGGATTGACCTTGGTAATTGTCGCCCCACCGACAATTCGATGCTTTGCATCTCTCGCTTGAGCCTCAGGGCCTCCAAGAGTCATGCCATCAATAACGACACCTGCAGGCCCGATTGTAACAATATCGTCGTCGACCATCTCCGTAGCACTGGGAATGCCCGGCCCATAAGTCAATGTCGTCGACCGGAAGACAAAGACTGATTGCCCAACTGCAGTAACCATCTCACCACCTTCTATGACCACATCTGTTTGAGGAGCACCTACCCCTGAATACTTGAGAGTTTCATCATCTACCACAATTCTATCAGGCGCAATGAAGATTTCCCGCTCGTTCGCCAAAGTATTTGAGCTCTGAGTGGAAATCGTTAGCCTCATAGTTGTGCCCATGAGAGGGATTTTGAGCGTGGTACCGCCAACTGAAGCGTCTGTTCCCGAAATAGTGATGGGCACTCGCCCAAGGGTTGTGCTGGTAGGACTGAGAACAGAGACCGCAGTTCCAACAGGTTGTGGCTTTTTTATTGTTGCTCCTTCACCGGCGACTTCTGTTGGGCGGATTGTAAATGTACCGTAATCGACAGTGACTGTTGTAGTCTGGTCTATCTTGAGACTCGAGAAAGTCTTGTCATTAACGATGACTTCCTGACCCCTAGCTGTCACCACAAAGGTGTTGGTTTGTACAGCAATAGGGGCAGATCCTGGCTTGGATCCAGAGCCAGGACCAGAGCCGGAATCAGAATGAAGGCCAGGATTGGGATCGATATCAGACCGCGAGCTAAACTCTGGATTGGATTTATTGTTAGGGCCAGGATTTGACCCAGCTTCAGGATTAGAGCCAGATCCAGGCTCAAAACCAGGCTGCGGATGACGCTGAGGTTGGCCTTGCGACTGGTCTCCTGACGTAGGCTTTGGCTGAGAGATAGCCTTGCCGTGATCCTCCGAAGGCTGTATTTGATTTGGGCGCGGCCCTTCAGTAGGCTCAGGCTTTTGCTTGTTACTCATGGGTAATCCGCCTCCCTTTGTCGGCCTGTCGAAATGTGGAGGCGGGTCTGGAGTGAAAACAACAGCCGGATTCTTGTCCGTGGTTATGAACGTGACCGTTGGCCGCATGGACGAGAAAGTTAACCCTGGCACCTCAGGGGCCGGAACAACTGTAGGGCTTGACCAGTCGGGGACTTTTTCTGTAGAGCAAGATTGACCTGACGGGCATTGTTTCGGAGGTTCTTTAGGAGACAATTCGGTCGAAGAGGGCAGCGGTCCGCCAACATTACCTGGTCCCTTGGATAGTGTTGGAGCAACGGGCTCTGTCTCGCAAAAATTGGGAGTATTGATTGTTGGGTAGGGAGGCGTGTATTCACTCATGTTCCCGAAAAAGGTCACTGTTGACGTGTACACAATTGAATATTCTGTTACTGGCTCGTCATCCTGTAAGGTCGTGCAAGGAGCCAAAGACGTTGGTGCTATCACCGTCAATGTTCCAGATGTCCAAGGTCCAGGGGTATGCGTGCCGTTCCATCCTCTTGAGCTAGCAGAGGGAGAGGGTATCCATGCGCACGGTTTACTCAAACCTGGGCCACAGGTTTGAGATTGGGGATAGGTGTTGTTGAGTGCTGTCGGGGTTAAGGGGCGGGCGAAGCCCTGATGTGGTCTCCTATGTATTGAAACTTGGATTGTGTCTCGTGTCTCAACCAGGATGGTGTCTTGATCCCGACTGAGGGAGGAAGGCAAAGTAGTAACATTAGTCGAGGTGGCCACGCTGGAAACCACTTGTGAGAAGGACAACGACTCAAGAAATTGTTGAGTTGTTAGAGCAGCTTCAGTACTCGTAGATGAATTGGTCAAGCCATGATCCAGTTGTTCAGTTGTCAATGATAGTACAGTAATAGCAGGAGGTTGTTGCGTTGACGACGAAGTTGTCGAATTGTTGCCCAGGACTGTAGTTGGAGTCAAAGGCAGCTTGACTGTTTCACTCCAAGAACTAAAGGTTGTCTCTAATGTGACTACCTCTAAACTTTCGACAAGAGAAATCTGGCTAGAAAAAGACGAAACTCCACCATCTTGTGACGATGCTGTGATTTGGAGAGCTTGTGTCAATGGCGATAAGCGAGTGGTAGCGATCGCAGTGTCATTCCGAGGAAAGCGTCTCGGGTTCTGTTGGCCAAAGTCGGCTACTAAAAATCAAAATTCTTTAGCTTTGTCCTTTTTTATGTTTCGTCTCAACAAATTCAGCGCAAAAACTTACCTCGAGGCAAAACAATCCCAGCAGCGGATGGAACGAGGGTTGCGACCGAGAGCAGTGCAGTGGTTTGCACCACTCTCATGATGCCTGTCTATGCTCACTAACTGACCGTGCCGTATCAGTACTATGGTGTAGTTAGGTGGGTGGGTATTGATATCTCTTTCGCCCAGGACGTTTCATCGATTGTCTGGCCGTTTGCCATTCGAAtctaaataattaatatgtAAAAAACAAACAGATATGAACAGGCCATTAAACGAGTGATTCGGCCGTGTCTGAACCAGGCTTACATCGATTATCGACGATGTTTGCACCGCAATGACCACACTAAATGTTATTCTTTTCAgtcaagaaagaaggaaacTGATCGCCAGACAAACTGAGAGGGGTTTGGAGGTTAGTTAATGAACCAGAACCTCAACCACTCTCTAGCGTAGGTACAATGACAAGGGGCTACGCCTGCGTTGGCGCAAACGATCCAACCGGGTCCTGGCCTACTGGCCCATCTGGGGGGCTGGCTTGAAAGGTCCGGCCCTGTTTTATATGTTTCATCTTCAGAACTGACTTTCGACCTGTTCACTTTGGATCCAGAGGGCTTGGATGGCTGAACGTCCTCACCAGAGTGTAGCAAGCCTTCAATGGATTTACTGTATAATGCCTCGTGCGTACCATCGCAGGGCCCAGAATGCTTGTGGCTGATCCTTCGTCCTTTGCGAATACTACCCTGTGCTTATTTGCACTTATTATACATGTCTCTCTATCTTTTTCATCCTGGCCTACTCAGACCGAAGAATGACACCCTAGAGCAGCCAATCTTCTTAACCCGACCGACACATTATAGTCTACTTGACCAGTTTTGGGTCCATCGACGCCTTGGGCACGCAAGGTATCCGGTGAACTAGGAGCGCGAACAATAGTTCGTGCAAAAGTTTATTCCGAGTGTTACCGTCTCGTCGGTATCTCACCTTCCGGTTATAGGCAGTGTGACAATATCCAAGACAGGCAGGCCAATATTCAAGCACTTGGTAACACGTGAAGCTGAGAATGATGGAACACCCAAGGTTGCTTGGTCTTCCAAACAGGACATGGCTCGATCACTGAGTAGTCTCGGCAAGTACAGAAAAGGCATAGACAACGTAAATAATCGCCGCCTCTGACAAGGTTGATGGTAGTGTAACGCGATATAGAAATTGAAATTACTGAAGCCGACAAGTTACGTTATGTCTTGAAATTGCAATTTATCCAGGCTAACCTACTGGCATCAGGCTGTGACCTCATTCTGAATCTTGTATTCCAATCGTCTGATCTTGAGCAGATTGGATCCTCTGTGTGACACATCCTGTACAAACGTGGCGTGTATACTTGCTGGCTGTTGGTATGATGAACAGTTGATACTGATTGTAAGGGTCTCACTCGCTGTGCAACACATGCAGCCACCGGCTGGCGGCGCTAGAGTTTATGAGGCTTTGCCAATCCTAGGTAgcacagtacagtacagtacaatACGTATCATATCCTTTTCATATTGAGCGAATTGAAGCACGTATTCGTGACATGGGTTAATAGGCACACGCGGATTATTCCCAGAATCACAAACCCCAAATCTCCAcggtttgtttttgtttgaCAATGGCAGGCAGTCCTTGAAATTGAACGGTTACAGCATCTCAGGCTGTTGTAACCATAACACCAGCTCAATGCTTGACTCGGCGATTCCAACCGAACCTCTGGACTCGTTTCTCGAGGCATTGCAGTCCAGCATGACAGCTTAGAGTCAACAGAGATTCCTCGAATGATAAGATTGCAAGTTCCGACCAATTCTGCAGTCTTGAGTCTGACCTAGCTGGGGAGCAAACATCTATAATCTACTGAGTATGGATAGACTGTGAACATTTACTAGGAACAAAGTCTAGTCTCCACGTTCCCCGCCACAGATTCGAGGCCTCGAGCCATACTAGAAAGAGCCAAAGCTATGTAACTCTACCGATTGTGGCTTGTTTTTCAACAAGGGGTCAATCACTCGAAGCGGCACATGCCAGTAGTCGTCGCCCCCGGCCATCTACCAACTCCAGAAACAAAGttcttgtttttgtttattACCATTTCCTCTAAATTACATCACCATCAGAAACGACAGTACCAAAGCACACCTTCCAACGC is part of the Fusarium poae strain DAOMC 252244 chromosome 4, whole genome shotgun sequence genome and encodes:
- a CDS encoding hypothetical protein (SECRETED:SignalP(1-21)), coding for MRVVQTTALLSVATLVPSAAGIVLPRVADFGQQNPRRFPRNDTAIATTRLSPLTQALQITASSQDGGVSSFSSQISLVESLEVVTLETTFSSWSETVKLPLTPTTVLGNNSTTSSSTQQPPAITVLSLTTEQLDHGLTNSSTSTEAALTTQQFLESLSFSQVVSSVATSTNVTTLPSSLSRDQDTILVETRDTIQVSIHRRPHQGFARPLTPTALNNTYPQSQTCGPGLSKPCAWIPSPSASSRGWNGTHTPGPWTSGTLTVIAPTSLAPCTTLQDDEPVTEYSIVYTSTVTFFGNMSEYTPPYPTINTPNFCETEPVAPTLSKGPGNVGGPLPSSTELSPKEPPKQCPSGQSCSTEKVPDWSSPTVVPAPEVPGLTFSSMRPTVTFITTDKNPAVVFTPDPPPHFDRPTKGGGLPMSNKQKPEPTEGPRPNQIQPSEDHGKAISQPKPTSGDQSQGQPQRHPQPGFEPGSGSNPEAGSNPGPNNKSNPEFSSRSDIDPNPGLHSDSGSGPGSGSKPGSAPIAVQTNTFVVTARGQEVIVNDKTFSSLKIDQTTTVTVDYGTFTIRPTEVAGEGATIKKPQPVGTAVSVLSPTSTTLGRVPITISGTDASVGGTTLKIPLMGTTMRLTISTQSSNTLANEREIFIAPDRIVVDDETLKYSGVGAPQTDVVIEGGEMVTAVGQSVFVFRSTTLTYGPGIPSATEMVDDDIVTIGPAGVVIDGMTLGGPEAQARDAKHRIVGGATITKVNPSYVIIDETTFTAGPGAKSTTKEAGGETVTIGPGGIIIGTITVRYPFGVSTVTTIEAKATASAMFPAATGTNNNNAKEDSKNDDDSGATLLRSGLTTGMTGLCIALLIPSTRCYIVIVYWPIIINTLTISRAGSLSAKWNFRNSTRRAAKTTNSILEPSPPCLRLPPHLRSDTAQQRITDPLNLPNFFAPAPQTVQTPCARSTTFSPEFPPFNYMQQESLEHTNSLIQRDNPVKTPSSQHGPLHHVPSGLRRVYSGDSSGADTGSAPALHQDSSHDVDADLLDEELRRLSLRHHSSAQPSAPGQRISEYENAMTPPTPKKALGFKVIKRFETSSDGVLLEDFPNEILTHVFSHLHSDSHAAIALVSKRFYALITSSHAWRMAFLRYFPGHEALEVKNHVDIWSDTSHDLIQSESRYFARLTPLASWRKEYLLRTRLVRCLARGKPGASVASGGIGASVRSGKKTSAVLTYNSKLPWAVTNVHAVFTNGKKPPKAIHGAADLGVASVSDPTNGRVEKWGFVDPFNAMQLDEVFPNLVPFGLGEGPAAGPNVLDVSQPYGVLAGEGFPGGRPYYRPIGENRGRYLGGVSGVVDTYPDIPKIPEMSEAICSVWLAKSANVPTNTQSMVGMLTGSTLGVVTSYAIGGDNGPQRYQSGDVTARWVLSPGVPIVSFKVDDNYSQKRKSTGRIWAVALNALGEVYYLTETPTAQNQVKSEDATKNAWFAGRSVYWHLLDSTRRVARPDELDKNAIKGAYSPRSPSNSMNLSKSQLAAEAREIEKFLRHKPAHFRRACEGWDMQRKLEVDFANDDGHGAGENIFVLDCGLAEDRPAHIERYTRSLVPQDAQSSSVILAPTPPAPSMAKQVSLFGATNTEILDVPEDKVSGSASPVSLSSSDFVSHFHEWEGCSMLLKEQGHAVITSVSIDCSNTAVLTLGEDPLHATEDEIPGRRSRLLAVGTDDGAVLVWNAREDSKAVGVNPVRQIQTESPEVSCVALSAMYVVHGGNDGLVQAWDPLASTLDPVRTLNARSNGRVPRHMMTMNPTLDESTYSAVGAIYLDPDPTVLRGVVSFGAFLRYWAYSSASHASGRKRRLRHSDVHGRLVSRRQGGTVTGFIAAEEAEIKRDNELKAREQNRLRNRFGVGALGDLTEEEALRYAQMVSEEAFLFEELRRTSDSAADASLDTASTFSETTVDTVTPEPSVTDMITPPSASTDNIGRAPVEEDDYEQQIQQAIRLSLMEGVNENGPSPQAVDSGDYEFSLTYKLKSNKKAKASGSVSPGASKAGSSGHAEPRDYDLELALKLSMEDQDLYPTEAGMNTQQEEFPTLETEGVGKGKGKGVQRW